One genomic window of Marinobacter adhaerens HP15 includes the following:
- the astE gene encoding succinylglutamate desuccinylase encodes MTVSSDLFGSSHDWLSHTLDNADASLPETKAFLPDGTRISRKAVGVLDIVPPAARSNPNAEAIIVSAGVHGNETAPIEVLNRLVSELIEGEWELACPVLLIMGNPPAMVAGKRFLEVNLNRLFDGAHSRNEYEGLAEAARAQELEEACRQFAMANPQALYHYDLHTAIRPSHRERFALYPFVEGRTVPVDQCDFLLEAEVETLLLQHKAGTTFSSFSSSLLKAESFTVELGKVRPFGQNDLGRFSGIRDALRRRFKGQPSPAPQPPFDHLTVFEVVHEILNTGKNFRFHIPDDVANFTEYQPGTVIWEDDETSYRVGHSPEAIVFPNPEVPVGHRVGLMIRPETGSDESFI; translated from the coding sequence ATGACCGTTAGTTCGGATCTATTTGGCAGTTCCCATGATTGGCTCTCACACACCCTCGACAACGCGGATGCATCACTCCCAGAAACCAAAGCCTTCCTCCCTGACGGCACGCGTATCAGCCGCAAAGCCGTAGGCGTTCTGGACATTGTCCCCCCGGCGGCACGCAGCAATCCGAATGCCGAAGCCATCATCGTTTCTGCAGGTGTTCACGGGAACGAAACAGCGCCCATTGAGGTTCTTAACAGACTGGTTTCCGAACTGATTGAGGGCGAATGGGAGCTGGCTTGCCCGGTCTTGCTCATTATGGGTAACCCGCCCGCGATGGTCGCTGGGAAGCGCTTTCTGGAAGTGAACCTCAATCGGCTGTTCGATGGCGCGCATAGTCGGAACGAGTATGAGGGGCTGGCCGAGGCTGCGCGGGCGCAGGAACTTGAGGAGGCTTGCCGGCAGTTTGCCATGGCCAATCCCCAGGCGCTTTATCACTACGACCTGCACACCGCCATTCGGCCGTCGCACCGGGAGCGGTTTGCGCTGTATCCGTTTGTTGAGGGCCGGACGGTTCCGGTCGACCAGTGTGATTTTTTGCTGGAGGCAGAGGTGGAGACGCTTCTGCTGCAGCACAAGGCGGGCACCACGTTTTCGTCGTTTTCCTCGTCGCTGCTGAAAGCCGAGAGTTTTACCGTGGAGCTGGGTAAGGTGCGGCCGTTCGGGCAGAATGATCTGGGGCGTTTCTCGGGTATACGGGATGCATTGCGGCGGCGATTCAAGGGGCAACCCTCGCCTGCCCCGCAGCCGCCGTTTGATCACCTGACGGTGTTTGAGGTGGTGCATGAGATTCTGAACACCGGGAAGAACTTCCGGTTCCATATTCCGGACGATGTCGCCAATTTCACCGAGTATCAGCCCGGCACAGTCATCTGGGAGGACGACGAGACCAGTTATCGGGTGGGGCATTCACCAGAGGCGATTGTGTTCCCCAATCCGGAGGTTCCGGTGGGCCATCGAGTCGGGCTGATGATCCGGCCAGAAACGGGGTCAGATGAAAGTTTCATCTGA
- a CDS encoding efflux RND transporter permease subunit — MTRRLLNCQRLLGMVVTMLCLLGIAAYSTMPRQEDPSFPYRAGLISINYPGASAEAVERLVLRPLVDELRQVEGVDYTQSTARTGVAIVRLRLNDDIYDTDPAWDRVRQAMERAKQDFPDDVGRMVLDDRLIDIPAIVMAVGGSPSVTELSDVAERLKQNLSDLPGVSRIELEGDADEQITLALDDAALFRLGISPARVLDTLARRNQTIPGGFVVVNGRRLSVLPNSEFADIDAIRATPIELPDGSQVPLAAAADVWRGPVEPRQPETWYDGERVVLVSIIMEEGTTDAIRFGQRVRERMEQIRGDFEPYEIREMFFQPDKVQERLDNLAWSLVLSVLIIVAVVFTGMGIRMGLLVASILPMVALISVGLYDLGGGVLHQIAVIGMVISLGILIDNAIVIVENIQGHLDEGMRRLDALRQAVSELAGPLGASTGTTLAAFAPLLLAKGGAADFTRGVPVMIMLTLSVSYLLAISAVPLLAARFLKPRRKAGQDRLIGVARFLGGLVSRYPGRLITAGAILVGISLAMTPFMAQQFFPNADRPRVIVEVYMPEGTDQARTAEATESLERIIRSQPDALKVHRFVGFTGPSFYYNLQRAPQAPNRARLVVTTPTLEDTTGMIRWIRAHVKEQMPELDVTVGILGQGPPRAAPVEIRVYHVNDGARIEAVERIFSILRGVEGTVDVRHDLDIGVPSIAINVDDATAARYGLTRADVAQSLYGQSFGVVAERYRQEEDPIPLVLRSREGTALSLSRLLSVNIYNDRGDAVPLSAVATVDTTWEPAARYLRDGVRMNTVTANLETGYSFSQALDGLYAGLEKNPLPPGTRMAMGGDAEGSGEANTALLTAAPIGMLLLLFFLLLQFNSFRRVGIILLTVPLATVGIFPGLVLSGSPFGFQSLLGVIALVGIVVNNAIVLLDVMDRELEKGRDIRDAMRNAVEQRTRPILLTTATTVAGLLPLAFSSSTLWPPMAWAIISGLLASTVLTLLVIPAVCTQLIKVSVPEPENAPA; from the coding sequence ATGACCCGCCGGCTTCTGAACTGCCAGCGCCTGCTGGGCATGGTGGTGACCATGCTCTGCCTGTTGGGTATCGCGGCTTACAGCACCATGCCACGCCAGGAAGACCCGTCGTTTCCCTACCGGGCCGGCCTGATCAGCATCAACTATCCGGGTGCCAGCGCCGAGGCCGTTGAACGGCTCGTACTCAGGCCCCTGGTGGATGAACTTCGGCAGGTGGAGGGGGTGGATTATACCCAGTCCACCGCCCGTACCGGCGTTGCCATCGTGCGCCTGCGCCTGAATGACGACATCTACGACACCGACCCCGCCTGGGACCGAGTGCGCCAGGCCATGGAGCGCGCGAAGCAGGACTTCCCGGACGATGTGGGCCGGATGGTACTTGATGACCGTCTAATCGATATTCCTGCCATCGTCATGGCCGTAGGTGGCTCGCCCTCGGTAACGGAACTATCCGACGTTGCTGAACGGTTGAAGCAGAACCTCTCGGATTTGCCGGGGGTTTCCCGGATTGAGCTGGAAGGTGATGCAGACGAGCAGATTACCCTGGCACTGGACGATGCCGCGCTCTTCCGGCTTGGTATCTCACCGGCGCGGGTGCTGGACACGCTGGCGCGGCGAAACCAGACCATTCCCGGCGGCTTCGTGGTGGTCAATGGCCGCCGCCTGTCGGTCCTTCCCAACAGCGAGTTTGCCGATATTGACGCCATCCGCGCCACGCCCATTGAACTTCCGGATGGCTCACAGGTGCCCCTGGCCGCGGCAGCGGATGTCTGGCGTGGACCAGTAGAACCCAGACAGCCGGAAACCTGGTACGACGGCGAACGGGTGGTGCTGGTCTCCATCATTATGGAAGAGGGCACCACCGATGCGATCCGCTTTGGTCAGCGGGTGCGCGAACGCATGGAGCAGATTCGCGGAGACTTTGAACCCTACGAGATCCGGGAGATGTTCTTCCAGCCGGACAAGGTGCAGGAACGGCTCGATAACCTGGCCTGGAGCCTGGTGCTTTCAGTGCTGATCATCGTGGCGGTGGTCTTTACCGGCATGGGCATTCGTATGGGGCTGCTGGTCGCGTCCATTCTGCCCATGGTTGCCCTGATCAGTGTCGGGCTCTATGACCTCGGTGGGGGCGTGCTGCATCAGATCGCCGTCATTGGCATGGTGATCTCATTGGGCATCCTGATCGACAACGCCATCGTGATCGTCGAAAACATCCAGGGGCACCTGGATGAGGGCATGCGGCGGCTGGATGCCCTGCGCCAGGCCGTCAGCGAGCTGGCCGGCCCGCTGGGTGCCTCAACGGGAACGACACTGGCGGCCTTCGCACCCCTGCTTCTGGCCAAGGGCGGTGCTGCGGATTTCACCCGTGGCGTGCCGGTTATGATCATGCTGACACTGTCCGTCAGCTATCTGTTGGCTATCTCCGCCGTTCCCTTGCTGGCGGCCAGATTCCTGAAGCCCCGCCGCAAGGCGGGCCAGGACCGATTGATCGGAGTAGCCCGTTTTCTGGGTGGCCTGGTATCCCGTTACCCCGGACGGCTGATTACCGCCGGCGCCATACTTGTGGGCATCAGTCTTGCGATGACCCCCTTTATGGCCCAGCAGTTCTTTCCGAATGCCGATCGCCCGAGGGTGATTGTCGAAGTCTACATGCCCGAGGGCACCGACCAGGCCCGCACGGCAGAGGCCACGGAAAGTCTGGAACGAATTATCCGTTCGCAGCCGGATGCCCTGAAGGTCCACCGGTTCGTAGGCTTCACCGGACCTTCATTTTATTACAACCTGCAGCGCGCCCCCCAGGCACCGAACCGGGCACGGCTGGTGGTTACCACACCCACACTGGAAGACACTACCGGCATGATCCGCTGGATTCGCGCGCACGTGAAAGAGCAGATGCCGGAACTGGATGTGACCGTGGGTATTCTCGGGCAGGGACCGCCCAGGGCTGCACCGGTGGAAATCCGTGTCTACCATGTCAATGATGGTGCCCGGATCGAAGCGGTGGAGCGGATCTTCAGCATTCTGAGAGGCGTTGAGGGCACGGTTGATGTTCGCCATGACCTGGATATTGGCGTTCCCAGTATTGCCATCAACGTCGACGATGCCACGGCGGCCCGCTACGGCCTGACCCGGGCCGATGTGGCCCAAAGCCTCTATGGCCAGAGCTTTGGTGTGGTGGCTGAGCGCTATCGCCAGGAAGAGGATCCCATCCCCCTGGTGCTGCGTTCCCGCGAGGGCACGGCCCTGTCGCTGTCACGGTTGCTATCAGTGAACATCTACAACGATCGGGGCGACGCCGTACCGCTCTCAGCAGTGGCAACAGTGGATACCACCTGGGAACCGGCGGCTCGATACCTGCGTGATGGCGTAAGAATGAATACTGTCACGGCTAACCTCGAAACCGGTTACAGCTTCAGCCAGGCTCTGGACGGCCTTTACGCAGGGCTTGAGAAAAACCCGTTACCACCGGGTACCCGCATGGCCATGGGCGGTGATGCCGAGGGTTCCGGTGAAGCCAACACCGCATTGCTCACCGCAGCCCCCATCGGGATGCTGTTGCTGCTGTTCTTCCTGCTGCTGCAGTTCAACTCCTTCCGCCGGGTCGGCATTATCCTCCTGACGGTGCCGCTGGCTACCGTCGGTATTTTCCCCGGATTGGTGCTTTCTGGCTCACCCTTCGGTTTCCAGTCTTTGCTCGGCGTGATCGCCCTGGTGGGAATCGTGGTGAACAACGCCATCGTTCTGCTGGACGTGATGGATCGGGAACTGGAGAAAGGAAGAGACATCCGCGACGCCATGCGCAACGCGGTAGAGCAGCGCACCCGCCCGATCCTGCTGACCACAGCAACCACCGTGGCCGGCCTGCTGCCATTGGCGTTCTCAAGCTCCACGCTCTGGCCACCCATGGCCTGGGCCATCATCTCCGGCCTGCTGGCCTCAACGGTGCTGACGCTGCTGGTCATCCCGGCTGTCTGCACCCAGTTGATCAAAGTCAGCGTGCCGGAACCCGAAAACGCCCCGGCCTGA
- a CDS encoding efflux RND transporter periplasmic adaptor subunit, which translates to MTPLRIPVAIVSLAVFSLFLSGCKASDVAPEPGQQKVSVRVSEVSGGESQDMPLRFSGIVRATQRATLTFQVSGTLKEQAVELGQKVQAGDLLARVYNPGLEPARDSARARLEELRTQYQQAQREWERSSRLHERGVVSEQTLEQLAARRDSLEASVATARASLAEATQLLEESTLRAPFSGRVEALLVERDEFVAAGQPVMRLSSPEGREVEVRVPAYLLDHVELEQTLPVWSVQDRSRPPQSGSVVEIAQASAIRGELHPVLVSLPVNTLEPGQPVEVGITPVRESAITVPLLSVIRNAEGVSVFRVRDNVASRVAVEVDRVVGERVVVTSGDLSPGDLVVYAGMTRLADGDAVEVR; encoded by the coding sequence ATGACACCACTTCGAATCCCCGTTGCCATCGTTTCTCTTGCGGTTTTTTCACTGTTTCTGTCGGGCTGTAAAGCCAGTGACGTAGCCCCGGAGCCCGGGCAGCAGAAGGTTTCAGTGCGTGTGTCTGAAGTTTCCGGCGGCGAGAGCCAGGATATGCCGCTGCGGTTTTCCGGAATTGTTCGTGCTACCCAGCGAGCGACACTGACCTTCCAGGTCAGTGGCACCCTCAAGGAGCAGGCGGTGGAGCTCGGGCAGAAGGTGCAGGCCGGTGATCTGCTTGCCCGTGTCTACAATCCTGGCCTGGAGCCGGCCCGGGATTCTGCCAGGGCCCGCCTGGAAGAGTTGAGAACCCAGTATCAGCAGGCTCAGCGGGAGTGGGAGCGCTCCAGCCGATTGCACGAGCGCGGTGTGGTATCCGAACAGACGCTGGAGCAGCTCGCAGCTCGGCGGGACTCCCTGGAGGCGAGCGTCGCAACGGCGCGGGCCTCCCTGGCGGAGGCAACCCAGCTGCTCGAGGAGAGTACACTTCGGGCGCCCTTTTCCGGACGGGTTGAAGCCCTGCTGGTGGAGCGGGACGAATTCGTGGCGGCCGGACAGCCGGTGATGCGGCTTTCCTCGCCCGAGGGCCGTGAGGTAGAGGTGCGGGTACCGGCGTATCTGCTGGATCATGTTGAGCTGGAGCAAACCTTGCCTGTCTGGTCCGTCCAGGACCGCAGCCGCCCGCCACAGTCCGGTTCGGTGGTCGAGATTGCCCAGGCCAGCGCCATTCGCGGCGAGCTGCATCCGGTTCTGGTGAGCCTGCCGGTAAACACCCTGGAGCCCGGCCAGCCGGTAGAAGTGGGCATCACGCCTGTTCGGGAATCTGCCATCACAGTGCCCCTGCTGTCGGTGATCCGCAATGCCGAGGGCGTCAGTGTGTTCCGGGTCCGGGATAATGTGGCCTCCCGTGTTGCGGTGGAAGTCGACCGGGTCGTGGGCGAGCGGGTGGTGGTTACCTCCGGCGATCTGTCCCCGGGTGACCTGGTGGTTTATGCCGGCATGACGCGTCTGGCGGACGGTGATGCCGTGGAGGTGCGCTGA
- a CDS encoding TetR/AcrR family transcriptional regulator — MSEPLKTRREREKQARYDTILDAAELVFSEKGYERTSMDDIARTASLSRALLYVYFKDKAAIQRGIMLRAGHSLFRRFEEARQTADNGLGQIRAMGESYYRFYLEEPDYFSALTKASTAMAEADESQAEEMLCSKSDLMELMVGAIELGLRDGTMNRDRINDPVQTALYLRGALHGVILLCQSEMGEGNPAFPAEQLIRHTMDMLTSSISA, encoded by the coding sequence ATGAGCGAACCGCTGAAAACCCGTCGCGAGCGTGAGAAACAGGCCCGTTACGACACCATCCTGGACGCCGCCGAACTGGTGTTCTCGGAAAAGGGCTACGAACGCACGTCCATGGACGACATCGCCCGTACCGCCAGCCTCAGCCGGGCCTTGCTGTACGTGTACTTCAAGGACAAGGCTGCGATACAGAGGGGCATTATGCTCAGGGCGGGCCATAGCCTGTTCCGTCGATTTGAAGAGGCAAGACAGACCGCGGATAACGGGCTGGGCCAGATCCGGGCGATGGGAGAATCCTATTATCGCTTTTATCTGGAGGAACCGGATTACTTCTCGGCTTTGACCAAGGCGTCCACGGCCATGGCGGAGGCAGACGAAAGCCAGGCAGAGGAAATGTTGTGCTCCAAATCAGACCTGATGGAGCTGATGGTGGGGGCCATCGAACTGGGGCTACGAGACGGCACCATGAACCGCGACCGGATCAACGACCCCGTACAGACTGCACTGTACCTGCGCGGGGCCCTGCACGGGGTGATCTTGCTATGCCAGTCGGAAATGGGCGAGGGTAACCCGGCGTTTCCGGCCGAGCAGCTGATCCGGCACACCATGGATATGCTGACGTCGTCGATTTCTGCCTGA
- the astB gene encoding N-succinylarginine dihydrolase, giving the protein MVKHAVEANFDGLVGPTHNYAGLSWGNVASKSNVSSVSNPKEAALQGLAKMKRLADRGYVQGVLPPHERPHIPTLRALGFEGPDARVLEQAAKSSPSILAAVSSASPMWTANAATVSPSADTSDHRVHFTPANLSAKFHRSIEHAVTGRALKSIFADESYFAHHPALPSVSHFGDEGAANHTRLCAGYGEPGVELFVYGQMAFNEQAPAPKKYPARQTLEASQAVARLHGLRDQNAVFAQQNPDAIDGGVFHNDVIAVGNGNTLFYHEMAFLNEAQVLADIRERLTGAELEAVRVSSADVPLEDAVASYLFNSQLLNTPDGMLLAVPGECREVASVSRYLDGLVKSGGPITAVEVFDVKQSMRNGGGPACLRLRVVLNDDELKAINRGVLLTDELYERLTTWVEAHYRDELSQNELGDPMLLEEVRKALDELTGIMGLGSIYDFQL; this is encoded by the coding sequence ATGGTGAAACACGCGGTTGAAGCAAACTTCGATGGTCTGGTCGGTCCCACCCACAACTACGCGGGACTGTCCTGGGGTAATGTAGCCTCCAAATCCAATGTCAGTTCCGTCTCGAATCCGAAAGAGGCGGCACTGCAGGGCCTGGCGAAGATGAAGCGCCTTGCGGACCGGGGCTATGTGCAGGGCGTTCTGCCTCCTCATGAGCGGCCGCATATTCCGACACTTCGGGCCCTGGGGTTCGAAGGCCCGGATGCTCGCGTTCTTGAGCAGGCGGCCAAATCCAGTCCGTCGATCCTGGCGGCAGTCTCTTCTGCGTCGCCGATGTGGACGGCAAATGCGGCCACGGTATCGCCAAGTGCCGATACCTCTGACCATCGCGTGCACTTCACCCCGGCCAACCTGAGCGCCAAGTTCCACCGTTCCATCGAGCATGCGGTGACCGGACGGGCACTGAAATCCATTTTTGCCGACGAGAGCTACTTTGCGCACCATCCGGCGCTGCCATCAGTGAGCCACTTTGGCGATGAGGGCGCGGCCAACCACACCCGGTTGTGTGCCGGTTATGGTGAGCCCGGCGTGGAACTGTTTGTGTATGGCCAGATGGCGTTCAATGAGCAGGCTCCGGCTCCGAAGAAATACCCGGCACGGCAAACGCTTGAGGCATCCCAGGCGGTGGCACGGCTGCATGGTCTCAGAGACCAGAATGCAGTGTTTGCCCAACAGAATCCGGACGCCATTGATGGCGGCGTTTTCCACAACGACGTGATAGCGGTGGGCAACGGTAATACGCTTTTCTACCATGAAATGGCGTTTCTCAACGAAGCGCAGGTGCTGGCGGACATCAGGGAGCGGCTCACCGGTGCCGAGCTGGAAGCGGTTCGGGTCAGCAGTGCCGATGTGCCACTGGAAGATGCGGTGGCCTCCTACCTGTTCAACAGTCAGTTGCTGAACACACCCGACGGCATGCTGCTGGCGGTGCCCGGCGAGTGCCGTGAAGTGGCTTCGGTCAGCCGTTATCTGGATGGCCTGGTGAAGTCTGGCGGGCCGATCACCGCGGTGGAAGTGTTCGACGTCAAGCAGTCCATGCGCAATGGCGGTGGCCCGGCCTGTCTGCGGTTGAGGGTGGTGCTCAACGACGATGAGCTGAAAGCCATCAACCGGGGTGTGTTGCTCACCGATGAACTCTATGAGCGCCTGACCACCTGGGTGGAAGCCCATTACCGGGATGAACTCAGCCAGAACGAGCTTGGCGATCCGATGTTGCTCGAAGAGGTTCGCAAAGCCCTGGACGAACTCACCGGGATCATGGGCTTAGGCTCCATCTACGATTTCCAGCTCTAG
- the astD gene encoding succinylglutamate-semialdehyde dehydrogenase — protein MAKLTGELFIDGLWLPGHGPVFESVQPVTGETLWDGESANLEDVDAAVREARNAFVKWQRKSFAERQAVVEAFGELLEAHKEELAHQIGLETGKPLWESRTEVAAMIGKIGISVKAYNDRTGTSESDVAGGHAVLRHRPHGVVAVFGPYNFPGHLPNGHIVPALLAGNTVVFKPSELTPGVAELTVKLWGKAGIPDGVINLVQGASATGKSLAGHPLIDGLFFTGSSTVGHLLHKQFGGQPEKIVALEMGGNNPLIVQDVADVDGAVHHALQSAFLSAGQRCTCARRLLVPKGKKGDAFIDRLVEVSARIKVGEFDADPQPFMGSVISSEAAEKLLAAQASLLEKGGKSLLEMKSLKSGTGLLSPGIVDATGLDVTDEEFFGPLLKVYRYKSFDDALALANDTHYGLSAGILTDDRKLYERLVEEVRAGIVNWNRPLTGASSAAPFGGVGASGNHRPSAYYAADYCAWPMASLEAGKSEMPESLAPGLNFD, from the coding sequence ATGGCAAAGCTGACGGGTGAACTGTTTATCGACGGGCTCTGGCTGCCGGGCCATGGGCCTGTATTCGAATCTGTCCAGCCGGTGACCGGTGAAACACTCTGGGATGGCGAAAGCGCCAATCTGGAGGATGTGGATGCGGCCGTTCGTGAGGCCCGCAATGCCTTCGTGAAGTGGCAGCGCAAGAGCTTCGCCGAACGCCAGGCCGTTGTTGAAGCCTTTGGTGAGCTGCTTGAGGCTCACAAGGAAGAGCTGGCACACCAGATTGGCCTGGAGACCGGCAAGCCGCTATGGGAATCCCGCACGGAAGTGGCGGCGATGATCGGCAAGATTGGTATTTCCGTGAAAGCCTACAACGACCGTACCGGGACGTCTGAATCCGATGTTGCCGGTGGTCATGCCGTGCTCAGGCACCGGCCCCACGGGGTCGTTGCGGTGTTCGGCCCCTACAACTTTCCGGGGCATTTGCCGAATGGCCACATAGTGCCGGCTTTGCTCGCCGGTAACACGGTGGTGTTCAAGCCGAGTGAGCTGACCCCGGGGGTCGCCGAGCTGACGGTAAAACTCTGGGGGAAGGCCGGCATTCCTGATGGAGTGATCAACCTCGTTCAGGGCGCCTCGGCCACGGGCAAATCCCTGGCCGGCCACCCGTTGATTGACGGCCTGTTCTTTACCGGCAGTTCTACCGTGGGTCATCTGTTGCACAAACAGTTCGGAGGCCAGCCTGAGAAAATCGTGGCCCTGGAGATGGGCGGCAACAACCCGCTGATCGTTCAGGATGTGGCTGATGTGGATGGTGCAGTGCACCATGCCCTGCAGTCGGCGTTCCTGTCGGCCGGTCAGCGCTGCACCTGTGCACGCCGCCTGCTGGTACCCAAGGGCAAGAAAGGTGACGCGTTCATCGACCGGCTGGTGGAAGTCTCCGCCCGCATCAAGGTCGGCGAGTTCGATGCCGATCCGCAGCCGTTTATGGGCTCCGTGATTTCCTCGGAGGCCGCCGAAAAACTCCTGGCGGCACAGGCCAGCCTGCTGGAGAAGGGCGGCAAGTCCCTGCTGGAGATGAAGTCCCTGAAGTCCGGAACCGGACTGCTGTCGCCGGGTATCGTGGATGCCACAGGTCTGGATGTGACCGATGAAGAGTTCTTTGGCCCCTTGCTGAAGGTGTATCGCTACAAGAGCTTTGATGATGCACTGGCACTGGCGAACGATACTCACTACGGGCTGTCAGCGGGCATCCTGACGGACGACCGGAAACTCTATGAACGGCTGGTGGAAGAAGTGCGCGCCGGTATCGTGAACTGGAACCGGCCGCTGACCGGCGCCAGCAGCGCGGCGCCCTTTGGTGGTGTTGGCGCCAGTGGCAATCATCGCCCGAGCGCCTACTACGCTGCCGACTACTGTGCCTGGCCCATGGCTTCTCTGGAGGCCGGCAAGAGTGAGATGCCAGAGTCTCTGGCACCCGGCCTCAATTTCGATTAA
- the astA gene encoding arginine N-succinyltransferase, producing the protein MLVIRPLQENDLDDLYAMAQSAGKGLTTLPADRELLQKKINHARETFNQRIAPEAGLYLFALEDTERKKTVGISGIQARVGLDEVFYNYRLSVTVNASKELGVHVRTPTLHLSNDMTDTSEICSLLLSDEYKGGGSGLLLSRCRFMYLDEFRKHFSEKIFAEMRGVSDANGRSPLWDALGTKFFDMEFSEADMLSGLGNKSFIAELMPKYPIYLSMLPDSARAVIGRVHDNTAPALRMLQSEGFNFNGLVDIFDGGPVVEAFVHNVRTVREGMNRHAMVTRKPVNLDVPSEERVMVSNRSFRDFRVTTVPIDCIGPDTVSLPPEVAEALQIESGDPVRLAPLKDSGLLTKHSYRSSVPGGASKWQS; encoded by the coding sequence ATGCTGGTAATTCGCCCGTTGCAGGAAAACGATCTGGACGACCTGTATGCCATGGCCCAAAGCGCCGGGAAGGGGCTGACCACCCTGCCGGCGGATCGCGAGCTGCTGCAGAAGAAGATCAACCACGCCCGGGAGACCTTCAACCAGCGCATTGCGCCGGAAGCAGGGCTCTATCTCTTCGCTCTGGAGGATACCGAACGCAAGAAAACGGTCGGTATCAGCGGTATCCAGGCTCGCGTTGGTCTGGATGAAGTGTTCTACAATTACCGCCTGAGCGTCACCGTCAATGCCTCGAAAGAGCTGGGTGTGCACGTGCGGACTCCAACGCTGCATCTGTCAAACGACATGACCGATACCAGCGAAATCTGCTCCCTGCTGCTCTCCGATGAGTACAAAGGCGGAGGCAGCGGCCTGCTGCTTTCCCGCTGCCGGTTCATGTACCTGGATGAATTCCGCAAACACTTCTCGGAAAAAATCTTCGCGGAAATGCGGGGTGTGTCGGATGCCAACGGCCGGAGCCCTCTGTGGGACGCGCTGGGAACCAAGTTCTTCGACATGGAGTTCAGCGAGGCGGACATGCTCTCGGGGCTGGGCAACAAGTCGTTTATTGCCGAGTTGATGCCCAAGTATCCGATATACCTGTCCATGTTGCCGGATTCCGCCCGTGCCGTGATCGGCCGGGTCCATGACAACACCGCTCCGGCACTTCGGATGCTTCAGTCCGAGGGGTTCAACTTCAACGGACTGGTAGACATCTTTGATGGTGGTCCCGTGGTTGAAGCCTTCGTTCACAATGTCCGGACGGTTCGGGAAGGCATGAACCGACACGCCATGGTCACTCGCAAACCGGTCAACCTGGACGTGCCATCTGAGGAGCGGGTCATGGTTTCGAACCGCTCATTCCGGGATTTCCGGGTGACTACCGTGCCGATAGATTGCATCGGGCCGGATACCGTCAGCCTGCCACCTGAAGTCGCCGAAGCCTTGCAGATTGAATCTGGCGATCCGGTTCGCCTGGCCCCCTTGAAAGACTCGGGGCTGCTGACCAAACATAGTTATAGAAGCTCAGTACCGGGAGGTGCATCGAAATGGCAAAGCTGA
- a CDS encoding arginine N-succinyltransferase, whose translation MWLVRPAEPDDLDQILAIAGTQCARLSSTLPKQGDALAYKIEQSLASFAGRISAEDDPPRFLFVLEDTETGDIAGTAGIDAHAGNGQPFYSYRRDALIHASHELGVSRRVEVLYPSHSLTDVSLLCSFSIRPELQGTDAFELLSRARILFIADHREWFTQRMAVEIQGVQLEDGSVPFWDSLGRHFFDMDFETADQYSGQLSKTFIAELMPPNPIYVTLLSEAAQKAMGQPHQITVPNFELLQREGFQPGNYLDIFDAGPVLEARTDSLKTLVTSHPKELHGTNEDTGETCLIAAGEGEQFRCTLTPVAESLDDKLKVPVSTWNTLNRTAGDRVRIAPL comes from the coding sequence ATGTGGCTGGTACGTCCGGCTGAGCCGGATGATCTGGACCAGATTCTCGCCATCGCGGGCACCCAGTGTGCCCGTCTTTCTTCCACCCTGCCCAAACAGGGCGACGCCCTGGCCTACAAGATCGAGCAGTCCCTGGCGTCGTTTGCCGGCCGGATCAGCGCAGAGGATGACCCTCCCAGGTTCCTGTTCGTGCTTGAGGATACTGAAACCGGAGACATCGCCGGCACGGCCGGTATCGATGCCCATGCCGGCAATGGCCAGCCTTTTTACAGTTACCGGCGGGATGCCCTGATCCATGCCTCCCATGAACTGGGAGTGTCCCGCCGTGTGGAGGTGTTGTACCCCTCCCACTCGCTGACCGATGTATCGCTGCTGTGCTCTTTCTCGATCCGCCCGGAGCTGCAGGGCACGGATGCGTTCGAGTTGCTGTCGCGGGCCCGGATTCTGTTTATTGCTGATCACCGTGAATGGTTTACCCAGCGTATGGCCGTCGAAATTCAGGGCGTTCAGCTCGAAGACGGGAGCGTGCCCTTTTGGGACAGCCTTGGCCGGCATTTCTTTGATATGGATTTTGAAACGGCGGACCAGTACTCCGGGCAGCTCAGCAAAACCTTCATTGCCGAGCTCATGCCGCCCAATCCCATTTATGTGACGCTGCTGAGTGAAGCGGCTCAGAAGGCGATGGGGCAGCCGCACCAGATTACCGTACCCAACTTTGAGTTGCTCCAGCGGGAAGGGTTCCAGCCCGGAAACTATCTGGACATTTTTGATGCCGGTCCGGTTCTTGAAGCTCGTACCGACAGCCTGAAAACCCTCGTGACCAGTCACCCTAAGGAACTTCATGGGACCAACGAGGACACCGGCGAAACCTGCCTGATTGCCGCTGGCGAGGGTGAACAGTTTCGCTGCACCCTGACACCGGTCGCCGAATCACTGGACGACAAACTAAAGGTGCCGGTCTCGACCTGGAATACGCTGAACCGGACCGCGGGTGACCGGGTAAGGATCGCGCCGCTATGA